One Bartonella tribocorum CIP 105476 genomic window carries:
- the thrS gene encoding threonine--tRNA ligase, producing the protein MSCSISLSFPDGSKRNYPAEMTGLELAESISKSLAKKAVAYSLDGITRDLSDSLGQSGQVEIITREDSRALELIRHDCAHVLAEAVQELFPETQVTIGPVIENGFYYDFARQQPFTLDDLTIIEKKMREIIQRNKPFRKEIWSREKARRVFSEKKEFYKVELINSIPDNQDLKIYYQGEWFDLCRGPHMQSTGQIGNAFKLMKVAGAYWRGDANNPMLTRIYGTAFANENDLKAYLHMLEEAEKRDHRRLGREMDLFHFQEEGPGMIFWHQKGWKMFQNLINYMRRRLDDHQYAEVNAPQVLDRSLWEISGHWGWYKENMFKAIPAAEDLDHEHIYALKPMNCPGHVQIFKHGLKSYRDLPIRLAEFGLVHRYEPSGSLHGLMRVRSFTQDDAHIFCTDEQLAAECLSINDLILSTYADFGFKEISLKLSTRPEKRVGSDALWDHAESIMESVLKTIETKFAGQIKTSILPGEGAFYGPKFEYTLKDAIGREWQCGTTQLDFNLPERFGAFYIDKDSEKRQPVMIHRAIFGSMERFLGILIENFAGHMPLWLAPEQIVVATITSEANEYAQKITARLKAVGLSATTDLRNEKINYKIREHSLQKVPVILVCGKREAETNSVNMRRLGSPNQTLLSVEDAIKQLSNESTPPDLQRVINA; encoded by the coding sequence ATGTCTTGCTCTATTTCTCTTTCTTTTCCCGATGGTTCAAAACGTAATTACCCCGCCGAAATGACAGGCTTGGAATTAGCAGAATCCATTTCAAAATCACTCGCAAAAAAAGCTGTTGCCTATAGTCTTGATGGCATCACGCGAGATCTATCGGATTCATTAGGACAATCTGGTCAAGTAGAGATTATTACACGAGAAGACTCACGTGCTCTTGAGCTCATAAGACATGATTGTGCCCATGTTCTTGCTGAAGCAGTGCAAGAACTCTTTCCTGAAACGCAAGTAACAATAGGTCCTGTAATTGAAAATGGATTCTATTATGATTTTGCACGCCAGCAACCTTTCACATTAGATGATCTCACCATCATTGAAAAGAAAATGCGTGAAATTATCCAACGCAATAAACCTTTTAGAAAAGAAATTTGGTCTCGTGAAAAAGCCAGAAGAGTTTTTTCTGAGAAAAAGGAATTTTATAAAGTTGAACTTATTAATAGCATCCCGGACAATCAAGATTTAAAAATCTATTATCAAGGAGAGTGGTTTGATCTTTGTCGCGGACCGCACATGCAATCTACAGGGCAAATAGGAAATGCTTTCAAATTAATGAAAGTTGCAGGAGCTTACTGGCGTGGCGATGCCAATAATCCAATGCTCACGAGAATTTATGGAACAGCATTTGCAAATGAAAATGACTTAAAAGCCTACCTCCATATGCTAGAAGAAGCTGAAAAACGTGATCATCGCCGCTTAGGACGTGAGATGGACTTATTTCATTTTCAAGAAGAAGGTCCAGGAATGATTTTTTGGCACCAAAAAGGCTGGAAAATGTTCCAAAATTTGATCAACTATATGCGTAGACGCCTTGATGATCACCAATATGCCGAAGTTAATGCACCACAAGTTCTCGATAGGTCACTTTGGGAAATATCAGGGCATTGGGGCTGGTATAAGGAAAACATGTTCAAAGCAATTCCAGCAGCAGAAGATTTAGACCATGAGCATATTTATGCCCTTAAACCAATGAATTGTCCTGGTCATGTGCAAATTTTTAAACATGGTTTGAAATCTTATCGTGATTTGCCTATTAGACTTGCTGAGTTTGGTCTTGTTCATCGTTATGAGCCTTCAGGCTCTTTGCATGGTCTGATGCGTGTGCGTAGTTTTACACAAGACGATGCGCATATTTTTTGTACTGATGAACAATTAGCCGCTGAATGCCTCAGTATTAATGACCTTATTTTATCAACTTATGCGGATTTTGGTTTTAAAGAAATCAGCCTTAAGCTTTCAACACGTCCAGAAAAACGAGTTGGATCTGATGCATTATGGGATCATGCAGAAAGTATCATGGAATCTGTCCTTAAAACGATTGAAACAAAATTTGCGGGACAAATCAAAACGAGCATCCTTCCAGGTGAAGGAGCCTTTTATGGTCCAAAATTTGAATATACACTAAAGGATGCTATCGGTCGTGAATGGCAATGTGGAACAACACAACTAGACTTTAATCTTCCTGAACGTTTTGGTGCATTCTACATTGATAAAGATTCAGAAAAACGCCAGCCTGTTATGATTCATCGTGCCATTTTTGGATCAATGGAACGTTTTCTTGGTATATTAATCGAAAATTTTGCTGGACATATGCCGCTTTGGCTTGCTCCTGAACAAATTGTTGTTGCAACAATTACATCTGAAGCCAATGAATATGCCCAAAAAATAACGGCAAGACTTAAAGCCGTTGGGCTTTCGGCAACAACAGATCTCCGTAATGAGAAAATTAATTATAAGAT